In Luteipulveratus mongoliensis, the DNA window CATCGGGCTCGGAGCCATGGGTGCCGAGCTGCTCAGCGCAGGGCAGGACCATCCGGACGTCGTCATCACGCGAGCCGCCGACCCCTCGGCGGCCGCGGTCGAGAGCGCACGGGCGGTCGACCCGTCGGTGGCCCTCGGCCAGGATCCGGCGCAGGTCATCAAGGACGACACCCTGGACGCGGTCTACGTCGCCAGCCCGCCTGCCACCCACGCGGCGTACGTCGTCGATGCCATGCGGGCGGGTCGACACGTGTTCTGCGAGAAGCCTCTGGCCGTCTCGCAGACGGATGCTGACGCGATGCTCGCGGCCGAGCGTGACAGCGGACTGGTCGGCGCCGTGAACTTCTCGCTGTCCGACCGGGCGGCCGTGCTCGAGGTCGAGCGCGCGCTCCTCGCGGGCGAGGTCGGCGACGTGCTCGGGGTCCAGATCGACCTCAGGTTCCCCGAGTGGCCACGCGCCTTTCAGCAGGACGCACGGTGGGTGGCCGGCCGCGCCGAGGGCGGCTTCCTGCGCGAGGTGTTCTCGCACTTCGCCTATCTCACGCAGCGCCTGCTCGGCCCCATCACGATCGAGGAAGCCACCACCAGCTATCCGGCCGACGGAGGCGAGACCTCAGCATTCGCAAGGCTTTCCGCTCAACAGGCCGACCGATCCGTGCCGATCACGTTGAGCGGATTGGTCGGCAGCTCAGCGCCGGAGACGTACGACTGGACGCTGCTCGGCGAGCAGCGGTCGTACCGCCTGTCCGACTGGAGTCGCCTCGAGGCGTCCGAGCGCACCGAACCCGGCTGGCGCCCGGTCGAGCTCGCGGGCGAGAACGGCTCCGAGCGCACCCGCCTGTCGGCCTTCGCAGCGGCGACTCGCGGCGAACGCAGTCCGAGTCTGGCATCGTTCGCCGACGCCTACGGCGTGCAGCAGCTCGTGGAGGCCCTTCACTCCGACGTGTAGTCGACCAGCCGATCCATCGCCTCGGCGACCTCGGCCGTCGAACCGGCGAAGCTGAGCCGCATGAACCGGTGTCCATCGACGATGTCGAAATCCACGCCCGGAGTGATCGCGACCCCAGTCCGGCTGAGGACCTCGCGGCACCAGGCCGTGGAGTCGTCGGTCAGGTGCCCGATGTCGCACCAGGCGTAGAACGCCCCGTCGGGCGGCGCGTACGACGTCACACCCAGCTGCGGGAGCCGCTGGACCAGCAGCTCGCGGCTCTCGGCGTAGCGGTGCACGTGCCCGTCCAGCTCAGTGCGCGCCTCGGGCGTGAAGCAGGCGAGCGCCGCGTGCTGGGCCACCGCCGGCGGGCAGATCGACAGATTGCCCGACAGCAGCTCGACGGGCCGCGCCAGGGACTCCGGCAGCAGCATCCAGCCGAGCCGCCAACCGGTCATCGAGTAGTACTTGCTGACCGAGCCGACCACCACGCTGGACGTCGAGGTCTGCCACGCGCTCGAGCACGGGCGACCGTAGGAGACCCCGTGATAGATCTCATCGCTCAC includes these proteins:
- a CDS encoding Gfo/Idh/MocA family protein, which gives rise to MTERLRLGIIGLGAMGAELLSAGQDHPDVVITRAADPSAAAVESARAVDPSVALGQDPAQVIKDDTLDAVYVASPPATHAAYVVDAMRAGRHVFCEKPLAVSQTDADAMLAAERDSGLVGAVNFSLSDRAAVLEVERALLAGEVGDVLGVQIDLRFPEWPRAFQQDARWVAGRAEGGFLREVFSHFAYLTQRLLGPITIEEATTSYPADGGETSAFARLSAQQADRSVPITLSGLVGSSAPETYDWTLLGEQRSYRLSDWSRLEASERTEPGWRPVELAGENGSERTRLSAFAAATRGERSPSLASFADAYGVQQLVEALHSDV